aagaAGAAACCATTTAAAATCTTGAATAAGAATGATCTTgtgaaaatcaaaggaaatcaaacattCAAACttgatcttgaaattgttgggAAGCTTGACGTGAAAGAGGCAAATCTAGTTCTTGAATATTCctatcaaaaaaataccaTTGCAGAATATATAAGGAGCCTATCAATTCCAGTGAGTTTAACAGTATATCCAAGTGTAGAACTTGCCGGCTGTGATATTATTCCACTAACTTCCAATACCAGTATTGGGGATATGGAAAGCAAAACTTGCTGgcaatttttgaaagaagtAAGTGAGGAGCATCACAACCTTGCcgatttttgtttgattgcATTGGACTTCGTCAATATGTGGTCAGAAGAAATGGAGATAGTGATACAGTACAGGATGGATGGCTCGAGTGGTGCTAAGGAACCTCGTATGTTTATCACTTCCGAGCAGCTACagacaagaaaaaatgttAGAATGTTTGTCCCTATAAAAAGAATGGACTTAGATGAGCAGCTCTTGGAACAGAAAATCCCAAGTCTGAGGAATAAACAATTTGTGgttgataaaaaaacaCCGCTTGCTGAGCAGCATTTCATTAAGCATTCATTTTGGTACAAAGAGGAAATACTGAAGCATTTATCTGCTATTTGGAAAGTATCTTCCAGTGTTTCAAGCTCAATGTATCTAGGCAGGTCAGGAGAGATCAATATGAGAGGATTTAGGTTTTCTTCTAGAATGATTGAGAATATAAGAGTTGAAAAAGTGAAGTTGAAACTCAAGCTGCTAAATGACCAAGACATAGTGCAAGATTTAAATAATGTGTATTTGAACCAATTCTATACTGTCAGAATTGAAATTacaaatagaaacaaatatCCCATTTTCGGAATGCTTAGACATATTCCTGTGTGTAAGGATCCACCCTACACGTATGAGAAGAAGGTACTTATAAATGGTGTATTGCAATTTAGCATTGGGAAACCTTTAGACTCCAACGAAACGATGATATTCGAATTGGGGATTGTGTTTATTGAGAAGGGAGATTATGAATGGGGCGCTCTGTTTGATGAAATGCCTGATTGGAAAGACGGTAACCTCACTATCAAGAAACAGCATTTGCAACGAGAGCAACTGAAATTCAAAGTTCAATAAacatatatatgtatgAACTTAGGCAAAATTACTGTGAAGCTACACTTATTGGGTTATTTGTACACATCACTCTTCTGTATACGTTCCTTTCATTCACGTATCCGAAATTTTTACAGTAGTGTGTAACTTTAATCAAAATTGTGCTTTATCCTCACTTGATTGTAGTCCCTTGTTGGTCACGTgtgtaaaaaaaaaactcattAATAGCACACAATCGAAGAGTTGAACATTTTGTGGGAAGACGATTATCCTTAGCAGTGCCTTTGATAAACAGCGGAGAATTGAACGATAGGCCTtctcattttgaaaatgtctGGATCTGTCATACGTGCAAGTGGATGGGCGGTAGACAACGAGGATCAGTATTTGGCGGTCAGCCCCAGTGGGGAGGCTGTGTACCTCTACCAAACGAGTAATAAATTCAATAAGGAAGAAGACAATATTGTCAAGCTCCACGAAAAAgctgattttgaaaatatacaatGTATAAACTACTCTGGACTGACACCAGGGCTCACAGCTGTTGGTCAGCTCGATGGAAGATGTTTGTTATTTGATATCAGGTCTCCGGAGAATAAGTCTTTTGTTTTAAAGCCATTACAATCTAGGTCGTGCAATTCGGTCTCGTTCAATGAGAGAGGTCTTATTGCCATGGGATATGACAGGGGCAGACAGGATCACTCTATACATGTATGGGATATCGGTAGTTTACACAGAGGAGACTATGGTGgaaaaacagcaaagaTATTCAATTGTATTAATAATGAGAGTATATCGTCTTTATCCTTCTGTCCTACCGAACCTAGGAATTTTGTTGCCGGAAGTTATAAATTATTAAGAGAATTCGACATTAGGAGTAACCAGCCTGTATATCAAATAGCAACTAGATGCACCTTGAATATCACCGTTAACCCGTTTTCTCCGTTTATGTTTGCCTCGAATAGTGAAGACGGTTCTCTTGCAATATGGGATCGTAGAAAGCTAACtgaatcttttcaaattaatAGCACTTATCAAAGCTCCAGTGTCTCAAGTGAAGGACCTGCATTGCTGTTTAGTAAACTATTAAGCGATTATCAGAGAAGAACAAATGGATCGCCATATAGATTTTCGTCTGTTCAGACAGCTGAAATTGGTGCCTTATTTGATGGCGGATATGTCAGAAGATGGAAAATCGGTTATGTACCTCCGCTGGAGCATGAACTAGCTCAATATGAACACATGGTAAAGGCAAATAAAGTCGAGAATCCTACTTTTGTTCCCAAAGTTCCTAAGCCATCTGGTTCTATGTTTATTTCGAAAGTACATGACACAAAAACCAAGTATGAAAGGGTTATTTCGTTTGATTATGCACCATCAAAGGATGCAGAATACGGAATTGATCTTGTATGTATGAGACAGTCGGGTAGTATATACAGAATGAAAGTGATTGATAGTCAAAATAGTCTTACATTCAACTCCTTCAACGATATAACTTTTTGCGGTCCTGACGGTGTGTGCAGCAAGATTGTGAATGGGGGATTTGGGGAAGGACCCCATATTGTTGATCAAAAGACAGGAAATCTGACTATTCGTGACGACAGCGGTAACTTCGAGGAAGACAATGATCACATGGGCAATAAGAGGGCATCGGATACAGGGGAGAAGAAAGATATCGATATTTTTGTTGGCGATAGTGATAGTGCATGCCCAATTTACGAGTCCTTACTTGTGAATGATATTTGTTCGACCATCCGAAAGAGAGCCACCAAAGGATATGGTGTCAATGCTAATGTTAACATGGAGATTCTAGATTCAATGAATACCTATGAGACACAACTACATTTAAAAAATGCTTGGAAATGGATTGATATTTCTTACAACTTGATAAGTGCTGGAAAGATGCACTATGCcgattttgattttggatatcTCGGAGTGTTGGGAATTTGGAATATGAATAAAGATTTTATGAATTTTAACAGATATTCAGGTTTCGACAATATAACAGAGAAGGATGTCACCAGTGCTGCCAGGGGGATTGTGGAAAGACGCGCTCGTGAATGTAGCTTGCTGGCAAAACCTGTAATTGGGTTTACAGGTAAAAATCATAAGGAAGTCCAAAGAAGATTAGCAATGTATGTCATTGGTTGGGATTTTGGTGTCAGAGAATTGGAAGATAAGTATTCCAACCTAATTCGAGATGGTAACTATGAACGTGCTGCTGGCTGGGCGATCTTTCACGGTGATATTGATCGAGCAATTAGAATTTTGAGTGATTCTAATAATGAAAACTACAAAATTATGTCTACAGCTATTGCAGCGTATACTGCCTTCAAGGACACAAATGTGAATAACACATGGAAAGACAGATGTAGACAGTTGGCGTCTGATTTAGCAGATCCTTATTTGAGGATTATATTTGCCTATATTGCTGATGGTAATTGGTGGGATGTATTAGATGAAACCGCATTACCGCTTAGAGAACGATTAGGCGTTGCACTGAGATTCTTACCTGATTCTGAACTAGATGTCTATTTGAACAGGTTGGCTGACACTGTCATAGAGAGAGGTGATATTGAAGGAATCCTATTAACAGGTATAACAATGAAGGGAATCAATTTATTGCAATCATTTGTGGATAGAACCAGTGATATTCAAAGCGCATGTTTGATTGCATCATTTGCAAGCCCCAAGTATTTTGTAGATAAAAGGGTAGATATGTGGGTAGAAAGTTACCGGATCCTATTGAATAGTTGGTCTTTATTCTCTGCCAGAGctaaatttgatattgccAGAACGAAGTTGTCTAAAAGGATGAATGAACCTGCAAAGGCAGTTCCAAGACAGCTCTACCTTGAGTGTGTAAATTGTCACAATTCAATCACAGAAAGAAACCCACCGGCAGTAGATGTAAACATGAACAATTCATACGGAGTATCAACAAAAGCTGGTAGCTCATTCCGTGGAGGCGCTATCAATCATTCATGCCAGCACTGTGGTTATCCCCTACCGAGATGTGCTATTTGTTTAATCACACAAGGGGTTCCTGTGCCTAAAGAGGTCATGAATCTGCATCAAAATGGAAACGAAGCTAAACTAGATAGAACTTTTGATAGACATGCATCTCAAATCGAGGAAAACGAAAGGGCTGATCTACAACATGAGCTACAGTTCAAAGAATGGTTTAGTTTTTGCCTTTCGTGCAACCATTGTATGCATGCCGGTCACGCTGAGGAGTGGTTCTCAAAACATTATGTTTGTCCAGTTCCAGATTGTAACTGTAAGTGTAATAGTCGTTAGGTCCCAGTGTATTTATATCTATGGCACAGGAGTACTTTGGTTTTAAATAAACTTTATACAATAGGGAGCGTagatgaggatgaaaaaaatatcacGTGCGGCAAAGAACTAATTGTTGCGAGCGAGGGATGGTTGTGTACATTTGTCGTCGATCTTAAACTGAGTCTGCTCAGCCAAGAGAAATAAGGCTTTGGAGAAATGCAGTAAGAGCTCTTTGACGGAAGGGATCAGATACAGTGGGAGAGAATTGTCTTTTTTGTGTTGGAACACCAATAGGTCAACAAACGGACGTTCTAGtaccttctcttttctttgatactttagtttatttttagaatattttgttttattgaGTATAGAATTAGTTCAGATAAGAATATTGATCGAttaaaatttcatcatgtCTCAACCATTAGATACAGAAAAAGTCAACGATATTTTAAGGAAAATAGACAGGGAGAGGAAGCTCGCAGAGGGTGCTTCTCatttaaggaaaaaaacGAACAATCCTTCTGTCATTCAGAAATGTAATACTCAAGTTAGAGAGgcacaaaaaaatattgaatatttaGAGTCTATTTTGAGGAAACTCCAAATATCTTCTGCAAATGAAAGGTCTGCATCGAACTCTCCTACGAAAAATACAGGGCCTTTGGATTcagaaaaagataaacaaaatcatccaTACAATACGGCTAGACAGAGACCATTATTTACAGCTCTAGATTTGTTGAAGTATGACTGTCCTTCTTTGGGTCATAAGATCCAATATATGATGCAACTACTAGAATTCAAAATCCAGGTAGAAACTCAATATAGAGAGGCGAACGAAAAGATGTATAACCTTTACCAAGTTGATGGTGATAGGTCAAGCATTGCACTAGCGCAACGAGGTAGATCTGAGAGCGATAGAAAACtacaattgatgaaaagagCTTTAAAGGAGTACCAATCAATGTATATTGATTTAGATGATATCTCACGTGAAAATGCAATGATTAATACATTGAGAAAAAACCCATTGTCTGGTATTTTGACAATACAGATCAATTCAATCAGAGGTGTCGATCATATCCAATCTCCCATGTTTTCTAGAAATCCAGAGTGTTTTTTGAGTATCAAAATCGATGACAGTGAAAAAGCGAAAACACGAGGTTCTAGGAATGACAAATGGTCcgatttttttgaaatcaaagttgAGCGGGCCAATGAATTAAGTATTACTATATATGATAAGGTTAATGACCAGAATGTTCCTGTTGGTTTATTTTGGCTATCCTTGTCAGATATTGCCGAAGAAATCCGTAGACAGAAAGTCAGGAAGGAGAGAGTTACAAGTGAGCAATGGATATCTACTGGGACCgttgatgatgacattCAAAGTGGTGCGAAGTCTTCAAATGCCACTTTGTTGGACTCTGTCCCTGATCTGTCGAACCAAGATCCTAAGTACAACCCTAATGTTCAATCTGCCTATTCTGACTCATCAACTACGTCTATCCCAATAAGATCGAATGGCTGGTTTTCTTTAGAACCATCGGGTGAGATTTATTTGACATTAGGATTTGTCAAAACTAACGAGAGTAAAACTAGGACAGATCATCACAACTTTGCCAGTGGCTTAGGTCGGCATGGTGCTATACGTCAACGTAAAGAGGAAACGATTGACGCACAAGGCCACAGATTTGTACAGAAAAATTTCTACAATATCATGTCATGTGCTGTTTGTAACGAATTTTTGAGATACAATGGTTACCAATGTGAGgattgtttgtttttgtgtCATCAGAAATGTATCAAAAACATTATTGCCAAATGTATATCGAAATCAAGCTCAGACATTAATTCTGTTGATACTAAATTGAACCACAAGATTCCTCATAGGTTTGTTCCTGTCACGAACCGTGGTGCTAAATGGTGTTGCCATTGTGGTTATATACTGCCatttggtaaaaaaaatgttagaAAGTGTGATGAATGTGGAATTATGTGTCATGCAAATTGTGTTCATTATGTACCGGACTTGTGTGGTATATCCCCTAAAACTATAGAATTAATCTTGGAAGCTTTGAGAGCTGGTCAACAAAAGTCAAAAAAGAAGGCTGCAGCTACAAAATCCTCTTCAAGCGTACCATTAGCTATCCAAAAGACCGGAGCGTCAGAGAAGACGTTGTTGCATTTGGGAAAGACAAATACTGATTTGTTGCTTCCTTCAAATGACCAGAACATAAGTGCCGAAGTAGGAAGGCTTGCAGCTGATATATATCCAGCAAAAGCAGTTAATAACAAGAGTATCGAAGAACAAAGAGAACAATCGCTATCCCCCCAACGTGTTGTTTCGAGACAAGAATCTTTATCTCCTCAACGTGTTGGGCAGACTTCTCAAGTACAATCTCCTGTCCGCGTGcaaaccaaacaaacacaaataaACGATGACAATAATCGTGGATTACCAAAGTTACCCCTTGAAGGCAAACTTGAAGGAACCTACCATTCCGAGGATTTAAGAGTTAGCACAAATGACGGAACC
The Pichia kudriavzevii chromosome 2, complete sequence DNA segment above includes these coding regions:
- a CDS encoding uncharacterized protein (PKUD0B04250; similar to Saccharomyces cerevisiae YBL104C (SEA4); ancestral locus Anc_7.440) produces the protein MSGSVIRASGWAVDNEDQYLAVSPSGEAVYLYQTSNKFNKEEDNIVKLHEKADFENIQCINYSGLTPGLTAVGQLDGRCLLFDIRSPENKSFVLKPLQSRSCNSVSFNERGLIAMGYDRGRQDHSIHVWDIGSLHRGDYGGKTAKIFNCINNESISSLSFCPTEPRNFVAGSYKLLREFDIRSNQPVYQIATRCTLNITVNPFSPFMFASNSEDGSLAIWDRRKLTESFQINSTYQSSSVSSEGPALLFSKLLSDYQRRTNGSPYRFSSVQTAEIGALFDGGYVRRWKIGYVPPLEHELAQYEHMVKANKVENPTFVPKVPKPSGSMFISKVHDTKTKYERVISFDYAPSKDAEYGIDLVCMRQSGSIYRMKVIDSQNSLTFNSFNDITFCGPDGVCSKIVNGGFGEGPHIVDQKTGNLTIRDDSGNFEEDNDHMGNKRASDTGEKKDIDIFVGDSDSACPIYESLLVNDICSTIRKRATKGYGVNANVNMEILDSMNTYETQLHLKNAWKWIDISYNLISAGKMHYADFDFGYLGVLGIWNMNKDFMNFNRYSGFDNITEKDVTSAARGIVERRARECSLLAKPVIGFTGKNHKEVQRRLAMYVIGWDFGVRELEDKYSNLIRDGNYERAAGWAIFHGDIDRAIRILSDSNNENYKIMSTAIAAYTAFKDTNVNNTWKDRCRQLASDLADPYLRIIFAYIADGNWWDVLDETALPLRERLGVALRFLPDSELDVYLNRLADTVIERGDIEGILLTGITMKGINLLQSFVDRTSDIQSACLIASFASPKYFVDKRVDMWVESYRILLNSWSLFSARAKFDIARTKLSKRMNEPAKAVPRQLYLECVNCHNSITERNPPAVDVNMNNSYGVSTKAGSSFRGGAINHSCQHCGYPLPRCAICLITQGVPVPKEVMNLHQNGNEAKLDRTFDRHASQIEENERADLQHELQFKEWFSFCLSCNHCMHAGHAEEWFSKHYVCPVPDCNCKCNSR
- a CDS encoding uncharacterized protein (PKUD0B04260; similar to Saccharomyces cerevisiae YBL105C (PKC1); ancestral locus Anc_7.441), which gives rise to MSQPLDTEKVNDILRKIDRERKLAEGASHLRKKTNNPSVIQKCNTQVREAQKNIEYLESILRKLQISSANERSASNSPTKNTGPLDSEKDKQNHPYNTARQRPLFTALDLLKYDCPSLGHKIQYMMQLLEFKIQVETQYREANEKMYNLYQVDGDRSSIALAQRGRSESDRKLQLMKRALKEYQSMYIDLDDISRENAMINTLRKNPLSGILTIQINSIRGVDHIQSPMFSRNPECFLSIKIDDSEKAKTRGSRNDKWSDFFEIKVERANELSITIYDKVNDQNVPVGLFWLSLSDIAEEIRRQKVRKERVTSEQWISTGTVDDDIQSGAKSSNATLLDSVPDLSNQDPKYNPNVQSAYSDSSTTSIPIRSNGWFSLEPSGEIYLTLGFVKTNESKTRTDHHNFASGLGRHGAIRQRKEETIDAQGHRFVQKNFYNIMSCAVCNEFLRYNGYQCEDCLFLCHQKCIKNIIAKCISKSSSDINSVDTKLNHKIPHRFVPVTNRGAKWCCHCGYILPFGKKNVRKCDECGIMCHANCVHYVPDLCGISPKTIELILEALRAGQQKSKKKAAATKSSSSVPLAIQKTGASEKTLLHLGKTNTDLLLPSNDQNISAEVGRLAADIYPAKAVNNKSIEEQREQSLSPQRVVSRQESLSPQRVGQTSQVQSPVRVQTKQTQINDDNNRGLPKLPLEGKLEGTYHSEDLRVSTNDGTRDIPEEFEHTTIQIEYEQLHVKAQQHQQEHQQEHHKPPHQAQHHAQHQHHGQRQKRRHRRRYGLDDFKFLSVLGKGNFGKVMLAEYVSNNQLCAIKVLKKNFIVENDEVESTKSEKRVFLVANKYKHPFMLSLYQSFQTENRIYFVMEYISGGDLMWHVQQKRFSLKRAQFYASEILLALKFLHDHGIIYRDLKLDNIMLTESGHIKLADYGLCKENMWYGKTTRTFCGTPELMAPEIISGEQTYDKAVDWWAFGVLLYQMILTKTPFKGDDEEEVFNAILTDEPLYPINMSKESVDIIQKLLTRDPKLRLGSSERDALDIMEHPYFADVNFDDVLALKIKPPYIPQIDDPREAHCFEEEFTSQAAKLTPVNTVLSPKIQEMFRGFTYSIDDE